A genome region from Verrucomicrobiia bacterium includes the following:
- a CDS encoding polysaccharide biosynthesis protein, with protein MKNNAPVITETKINWKDKVVLITGGTGSFGKKFTQIMLDRYRPKKLIIFSRDELKQFEMQQQFKDPCLRFFIGDVRDRDRLNRALHGVNIVVHAAALKQVPAAEYNPIEAIRTNVLGAENVINACIDQGVEKVIALSTDKAANPINLYGATKLCSDKLFTVANNYSGTHATRFSVVR; from the coding sequence ATGAAAAATAACGCGCCCGTGATCACGGAAACCAAGATCAACTGGAAAGACAAAGTCGTGCTCATCACCGGAGGCACGGGCTCTTTCGGGAAGAAGTTCACGCAGATCATGCTGGACCGCTACCGCCCGAAGAAGCTGATCATCTTCAGCCGCGACGAGCTCAAGCAGTTCGAGATGCAGCAGCAGTTCAAGGACCCTTGCCTGCGCTTTTTCATCGGCGACGTGCGCGACCGCGACCGCCTGAACCGCGCGCTTCACGGCGTGAACATCGTGGTCCATGCCGCGGCGCTCAAACAGGTGCCGGCCGCGGAATACAATCCCATCGAAGCGATCCGCACGAACGTTCTCGGCGCGGAAAACGTCATCAACGCCTGCATCGACCAGGGCGTGGAAAAAGTAATCGCGCTCAGCACGGACAAGGCCGCCAATCCCATCAACCTCTACGGCGCCACCAAGCTGTGCTCGGACAAGCTCTTCACCGTGGCCAACAATTACTCCGGGACCCATGCCACGCGCTTCAGCGTCGTGCG
- a CDS encoding helix-turn-helix domain-containing protein yields MEIKEMTVYTSKEVQEILKISPSTFMRLMKKGTLKATKIGGQYRILGKDLLTAISPAIVSEREKASTYEK; encoded by the coding sequence ATGGAAATAAAAGAAATGACGGTTTATACGTCCAAAGAAGTTCAGGAAATCCTCAAGATCAGCCCCTCCACGTTCATGCGTCTCATGAAAAAGGGGACCTTAAAAGCCACAAAAATTGGGGGCCAGTACCGGATCCTCGGCAAAGACCTGCTGACGGCCATATCCCCCGCCATTGTCTCCGAAAGAGAGAAAGCCTCGACCTATGAAAAATAA